From a single Silene latifolia isolate original U9 population chromosome 6, ASM4854445v1, whole genome shotgun sequence genomic region:
- the LOC141585940 gene encoding putative ABC transporter C family member 15, with amino-acid sequence MIDEHLPNFRMSNPTSWLQMSSPCLWEEISMVLLVAFYGFLLLYFIRKIALSFYRYRTKTSVVDDTTINASNSRLTLWSKTSIISSILLLCTNSTSLVFLLINVTESQCNLRVQCLSAQVLQVVSWIMSIIILYKSLRQRYLVNFPGFLRLWWICSFLISACHIANDYHFVMADQGKIRVQDYLDLFGFLGGLSLLVISVQGKMRIERDHEGNKLSEPLLNIGSRKNVKESLYSKASFFDLVTFSWLNPLFVTGNKAALEQDEVPEVDKHDSAEYLSGCFDESLRKVKEESQGQSRFIYKAIVEIIWKKAALNGMFAVISASASYVGPYLINYFVNFLNDKQNKRLQSGYLIAVCFLCAKVVETTAERQWIFGARQLGLRLRSALISHIYRKGLVLSSQARQAHTGGEIINYMSVDVQRITDFIWYMNKLWMLPVQISLAIFVLHTSLGLGSLAGLAATLIVMGFNVPLTRMQKKYQSKIMDAKDARMKATSEVLRNIKTIKLQAWDNQFIDKLQGLRSIESNWIWISLRLAAIGAFIFWGSPTFISIATFGACLLMGIPLTAGSVLSALATFRMLQDPIFALPDLLNVIAQAKVSVDRVAYFLQEEEIQHDAIEFVPVGGTRFAIDIDKGKFSWDPHGKTPTLDGVNLQITRGMKVAICGTVGSGKSSLLSAIIGEIEKISGSVKISGSKAYVPQSPWILTGNIRENILFGNPYDAVKYDRTVKACALTKDFELFSHGDLTEIGERGINMSGGQKQRIQIARAVYQDADIYLLDDPFSAVDAHTGTQLFQECLMGVLRDKTILYVTHQVEFLPAADHILVMQNGRITQAGNFNELLEQNIGFEVLVGAHNQALESILAVEGSQSTLSQNQYHSETKPSSEQIQRKDSVEDNLEEIKEKQGKLIQDEEREKGSIDKEVYWQYLTMVKGGLLVPIIVLAQTSFQALQIASNYWMTWACPTSGDGTPIAGMDYVLLIYSLLSIASSLGILVRSTLSAKVGILSAQRLFENMLHSVLRSPMSFFDSTPAGRILNRASSDQSVLDLEIAQRLGWAAFSGIQLLGTIAVMSQVAWEVFLIFIPVTAICIWYKQYYIPTARELARLAEIQKTPILHHFGESLAGAATIRAFDQEDRFINANLVLVDGHSRPWFHNVSAMEWLSFRLNQLSNFVFAFTLVLLVSLPDGIINPSIAGLAVTYGINLNVQQASVIWNICNAENKMISVERILQYTKLKSEAPLVIEDNRPPDNWPTTGTIQFRNLQIRYAEHLPSVLKDITCIFPGRKKIGVVGRTGSGKSTLIQALFRIVEPREGSIIIDGVDICKIGLHDLRSRLSIIPQDPTMFDGTVRGNLDPLQQHSDTQVWEALDKCQLGDIVRNKEEKLDSTVVENGENWSAGQRQLFCLGRALLKRSSILVLDEATASVDSATDGIIQKIITEEFRDRTIVTIAHRIHTVVDSDLVLVLSDGRIAEYDTPSKLLEREDSFFSGLIKEYSTRSQFQQLG; translated from the exons ATGATCGACGAACATCTACCAA ATTTTAGGATGTCGAATCCGACATCATGGTTGCAGATGAGCTCCCCTTGTTTATGGGAGGAGATCAGCATGGTTTTGCTGGTAGCATTCTATGGATTTCTACTGTTATACTTCATCAGAAAAATTGCATTATCATTCTACAGATACAGAACAAAAACATCAGTAGTCGACGACACAACAATCAATGCCAGTAACTCGAGATTAACCCTTTGGTCGAAAACCAGCATTATATCTTCCATTTTACTCTTATGCACAAACTCAACATCTTTAGTCTTCCTACTAATAAATGTAACCGAGAGTCAATGCAATTTACGCGTTCAGTGTCTCTCGGCTCAAGTCTTACAAGTCGTGTCATGGATAATGTCGATAATTATATTGTATAAGAGTCTGAGACAGAGGTACCTCGTGAATTTTCCGGGATTTTTGAGGTTATGGTGGATTTGTAGTTTCTTGATCTCTGCATGTCATATAGCAAATGATTATCATTTTGTAATGGCGGACCAAGGGAAGATTCGCGTACAGGATTATCTCGACTTATTTGGCTTTCTTGGAGGATTAAGCCTGTTGGTAATATCGGTTCAAGGAAAAATGAGGATAGAGCGCGATCATGAAGGAAATAAGTTAAGTGAGCCGCTTCTTAATATCGGGTCAAGGAAAAATGTAAAGGAGTCGCTTTACAGCAAAGCGAGTTTTTTTGATCTGGTTACATTCTCATGGCTAAATCCTTTGTTTGTGACTGGGAATAAGGCTGCACTAGAGCAGGACGAGGTTCCTGAAGTGGATAAACATGATTCCGCGGAATATCTGTCTGGTTGCTTTGATGAGAGTCTAAGGAAAGTCAAGGAGGAAAGTCAAGGACAAAGCAGATTCATCTACAAAGCAATAGTCGAAATAATATGGAAAAAAGCAGCCTTAAATGGGATGTTTGCAGTGATAAGTGCATCTGCATCGTATGTCGGTCCATATTTGAtaaattattttgtgaattttttgaATGATAAGCAAAATAAGAGGTTACAGTCAGGCTACCTGATTGCAGTTTGTTTTCTGTGTGCAAAAGTAGTCGAGACAACAGCTGAACGGCAATGGATCTTTGGGGCGAGACAATTAGGGCTTAGGCTTAGATCCGCTTTGATATCTCACATATACCGGAAAGGGTTAGTCCTGTCAAGTCAGGCTCGGCAGGCTCACACCGGGGGTGAGATTATTAATTACATGAGTGTTGATGTTCAAAGGATCACCGACTTTATATGGTACATGAATAAACTGTGGATGTTACCGGTCCAAATTTCCTTGGCTATTTTTGTTCTGCATACAAGTCTCGGGTTAGGGTCACTTGCAGGGTTGGCTGCAACTTTGATAGTTATGGGTTTTAATGTACCCTTGACAAGAATGCAGAAAAAATACCAGTCAAAGATTATGGATGCGAAAGATGCTCGTATGAAAGCGACTTCTGAAGTTCTTAGAAATATTAAGACAATCAAGCTTCAAGCTTGGGACAATCAGTTTATTGATAAACTGCAGGGTTTGAGAAGTATTGAGTCTAATTGGATTTGGATATCATTAAGATTAGCGGCGATTGGTGCATTTATTTTCTGGGGTTCACCGACATTTATTTCCATTGCGACTTTTGGTGCTTGTCTTTTGATGGGAATTCCACTGACAGCAGGCAGTGTTTTATCAGCATTAGCTACTTTTCGGATGTTGCAGGATCCGATTTTCGCTCTGCCTGATTTGCTCAATGTGATAGCACAGGCTAAAGTGTCTGTTGATAGAGTTGCTTATTTCCTGCAGGAAGAAGAAATTCAGCATGATGCTATTGAATTTGTCCCTGTGGGTGGGACCCGCTTTGCTATCGATATAGATAAAGGGAAATTTAGCTGGGACCCACATGGAAAAACTCCCACCCTTGATGGAGTCAATCTGCAGATTACGAGGGGAATGAAGGTCGCGATATGTGGAACTGTTGGATCAGGAAAATCCAGTTTACTGTCGGCGATCATTGGAGAAATTGAGAAGATTTCAGGAAGTGTGAAGATAAGTGGGTCTAAAGCTTATGTTCCTCAATCCCCTTGGATATTGACAGGAAATATTCGGGAGAATATTCTCTTCGGAAACCCTTATGATGCTGTTAAGTATGATAGAACCGTCAAGGCATGTGCTTTGACAAAGGATTTTGAGCTTTTCTCCCATGGTGACTTGACTGAGATCGGAGAAAGAGGGATTAACATGAGTGGTGGTCAGAAGCAACGGATTCAAATTGCTCGCGCAGTTTACCAGGATGCGGATATTTACTTGCTTGATGATCCTTTCAGTGCGGTTGATGCACACACTGGTACACAGCTTTTTCAG GAATGTTTGATGGGGGTTCTAAGGGACAAGACTATACTCTATGTGACCCATCAAGTTGAATTTCTACCAGCAGCAGACCATATTTTG GTGATGCAAAATGGAAGAATCACTCAGGCGGGAAATTTTAACGAACTTTTGGAGCAAAATATCGGTTTTGAAGTCCTTGTTGGGGCTCATAACCAAGCCCTAGAGTCAATTCTTGCAGTTGAAGGCTCTCAGAGTACACTGTCACAAAATCAATACCATTCCGAAACCAAACCAAGTTCGGAACAAATCCAAAGAAAGGATTCAGTTGAAGATAACCTTGAAGAAATAAAGGAGAAGCAAGGAAAGTTGATACAGGATGAAGAAAGGGAGAAAGGAAGCATAGACAAGGAAGTTTATTGGCAATATCTTACTATGGTGAAAGGCGGTCTTTTGGTTCCGATCATTGTTTTAGCACAAACAAGTTTTCAAGCTCTGCAAATAGCAAGTAATTACTGGATGACTTGGGCTTGTCCTACTTCAGGAGATGGAACACCTATAGCTGGGATGGACTATGTTTTACTTATTTACTCACTACTTTCTATCGCGAGCTCACTAGGTATACTAGTTCGGTCTACGTTATCAGCAAAAGTAGGCATCCTTTCTGCCCAAAGGCTCTTTGAGAACATGCTTCACAGTGTGCTAAGATCTCCGATGTCATTTTTTGATTCTACTCCTGCTGGTCGAATCCTAAATCGG GCATCGTCTGATCAAAGTGTATTAGACTTGGAAATCGCGCAAAGATTAGGTTGGGCAGCATTCTCAGGGATTCAGCTTTTAGGTACCATTGCAGTAATGTCACAGGTAGCATGGGAAGTTTTTCTCATCTTCATTCCAGTGACAGCAATCTGTATTTGGTATAAG CAATATTACATACCGACAGCAAGAGAGCTAGCGAGATTGGCTGAGATTCAGAAAACTCCCATCCTCCATCATTTTGGAGAGTCACTTGCCGGAGCAGCTACTATACGTGCATTTGACCAGGAGGATCGTTTTATTAATGCAAACCTCGTCTTGGTAGACGGTCATTCAAGGCCGTGGTTTCACAATGTGTCAGCCATGGAGTGGCTTTCTTTCAGACTGAATCAACTTTCCAATTTTGTGTTTGCATTTACTCTGGTTCTTCTGGTTTCTCTTCCTGACGGAATCATAAATCCAA GCATTGCAGGTCTAGCTGTGACATATGGAATAAACTTGAATGTTCAGCAAGCTTCAGTCATATGGAATATATGCAATGCAGAAAATAAAATGATTTCTGTAGAAAGGATTCTTCAATACACGAAACTTAAGAGTGAAGCCCCTCTTGTTATTGAAGATAATAGACCTCCAGATAATTGGCCTACTACAGGAACAATTCAGTTCCGGAACTTGCAG ATTCGTTACGCTGAACACCTTCCCTCAGTCTTGAAAGATATCACATGCATATTTCCAGGAAGGAAAAAGATTGGTGTCGTAGGGAGGACAGGTAGCGGGAAGTCTACACTTATACAAGCTTTATTCAGGATTGTTGAACCAAGGGAAGGTAGCATCATAATTGATGGTGTAGATATCTGTAAGATAGGACTTCATGACTTGAGATCTAGGCTCAGCATCATTCCACAGGACCCTACCATGTTTGATGGCACTGTTCGAGGAAACCTTGATCCGCTTCAACAGCATTCTGACACCCAAGTCTGGGAG